The genomic DNA CGCCGTCGAGGTGATCGTGGAGGGAGACTTTGGGCAGCTGCAGGATGGGGTCGTCCGATGCGACGCCGGCGGGTACATTCATCACCGTCTCAGTTTATCCGATGCGGCGCACGCCCCTCATCCTTTCGCCGGGTCGATCTCCCCGCTCTTGATCCGCTCGCGCAGGTCCGTGATCCCGCGTCCGGCGTCGGAGACACGGGAGAGGAAACCGTCCTCGGCGACGATGCGCACTCCCCCGTTGTCGAGGGTGCCCCAATAGTGGCGGTCGGCGACGCGGAAGCCGCCGATCTCCTCGGGCTCCGTCTTCGGGGCGGGGGCCACCTCGTCGGGGTTCTTGCTCTGCGGCCAGTCGGGGAACATCGTGCGCAGTCCGCGGCGCACGTTCGGCTCCACGGTGGCCACGATCGCCTTGGAGAATCCGCCCGCCGTGCCGTACCAGACGATCTTCGGCCGCGGCGCCTTCTCGTCCTCGTCGACTTCGGTGACGGTGTTCATCTTCATCCGCTTCTCATCGGCTGCGGTGATCACGCCCGTCGCGGCCGCCGAACCGAAGGGGACGAGCACGTCGACATCGGCGTCGAAGGACTGTTCGAAGTAGTCCTTCCCTGCATCGCGGGTATCGTCGATCGCCCGAGGCACACCGTTCGCCGAGGCGGCCCCGCCCGAGGAGGGACGGTAGGACTCCGCCTTCGGCAGGTCCTCGTCCTTCTCCTTGTTGTACAGATCGACGCCGGCGTCGAAGGCACGCAGGAGGCGCTCCGACTGTGGGAAGCCGCGGGCGACGACGACGCCGACCTTCCCCGTCTCCGAGGCGGTGGCCGCGGTGTACCCGGCGATGAACGCCGGAGGGACCAGGTCGAAATCCATGCTCAGCACGTTCTTCGGCAGATCGTCGGTACCGCTGGAGACCCCGAGGAACAGATCATCGGGGTGAGCCGCCGCGAAGGTGCTCAGTTCGTCCGCTCCCCCGGGGCCGATGACCGCGGTCAGTGCACAGTCCTGACCGTGCATGCGATCCAATGCAGCCGAGGTGGCCGACCCACCCGAGACACGTTGACTCGAGGTACCCGAGAAGACCCCGGCCCCGCGGGCCAGCTCCGTTTCCTCGAGAGTGAGGGCACCGGCCGAGTGATCGTCGAAGCCGGCCGGAGCTGAGACGAGGCAACCGAGCCGTTCCTCTTCGACGGCTTCAGGAGTCGTGACGGAGCACCCGGTCAGCACCAGGGAACCTACCGCGGCGATGGCGGCGATGGAGGGGCTGCGGGTGCGGAGACTCATGACATCAAGATTATCGGCCCGGCATCCCAGCCGGGTAATCAACGTGGCCGAGCCCGGCCGCAGTCAACAGTCGATCAGCTGTCACAGCCAGGCTGCCACCGACAGCTGCCGAGTCGTCACCAGCCGCGGTCGAGGACCTTGAGAGCGGTGGCGGTGAATACGCGGGCGGCGATCTCCACAGCGCGTTCGTCGATGAGCAGATCACCCTGGTGGATGTCGTAGGTGATTCCGCCGGGCGTGCGCGTGCCCAGCCGGATGAGTGCTCCCGGGCAGTGTGTGAGATACCAGGCGAAGTCCTCCCCGCCCATGGACTGCGGGGTCAGCTGCACGGAGTTCTCGCCGAGCTCACCGCGGACCGCGGATTCGATGAGGGTGACCTGGTCTTCGGTGTTGACCACGGGAGGAACACCGCGGCGGTGTTCGAGGTCGACCTCGACTCCGTACGGTCCGGCGATGCGGTCGACGAGCTCGGGCAGCACCTCGGCGACCTGGTTCCAGCCGTCCACGTCGAGGCAGCGCAGGGTTCCGCGCAGAATCCCCTCGCTGGGGACGACGTTCGCGGCGTGACCGGCGCTGATCTCGCCCCACACCAGGGAGATCGCGTGCCGCGGATCGATCAGCCGGCCCAGGGTCGAGGGCAGGTCGGTGGCGAGCTTGCCGAGCGCATAGACGAGGTCTTCGGTCAGATGGGGACGGGAGGTGTGCCCGCCGTGACCGGAGAGACGGATGATGACCGTGTCGCCGGCAGCGGTGATGGCGCCGATGCGCGAACCGACCTTGCCGATGTCGACGTTCGGGTCACAGTGAACGGCATAGACTTCGGGCACATCGTCGAGGACGCCCTGGGAGATCACGCGCAGCGCACCGCCCGGGGTGACTTCCTCACCGGGCTGAAAGATCAGTCGCACGCGACCGCCGAGGCCGCCGGGCCTTGATTCATGGATCTTCTGCAGGGCGATGCCGGCGCCGATGAGCGAGGTCAGGTGGACGTCGTGGCCGCAGGCATGGGCGACGCCGGGAACGGTGGAACGGAATTCCTCATCGATGAGGTCATCGACCGGCAGGGCGTCGATATCGGCTCGCAGTCCCACGGCCACCGGCCCCTCGCCGACCTCGCAGACGACCCCGGTGCCGTCGAGACGCTGGGGCCTGAGACCTGCGGCCTCGAGACGGGCGACGATCTTGTCGGTGGTCTCGAACTCCTGGAAGGACAGTTCCGGATGGGCATGGATGTCGCGGCGGAAATCGATGAGTTCTGCACCGATCTCAGCGATTGTCGAGCTGATCACGTCGGGTCCTTCAGGGCGGGGAGGTCGGGGATGGGCGATGTCGAACATTTCAAGCAATGCTAAGCACTCGATGTCATAAATGTGCCCATTGCGACCAATTTCGACATACTTCGCGTCCTGATCCCCGCCCCCGCCGAGGCGGCCTCCCCCTTCAGGTCAGCCCGCTCCTGCCGTGCCCGGCCGGGTTCAGATGCGCCGACTCGCCGTGCCCGGCCAGGTCCGGATCCGCCCTCTCCCAGAGGTGGGCGGCCGGGATCAGAGCAGTTCGTCGAGTCCGCGCTCACCGGCGACGGACACGGCCTTCTTCACATCCTGGGCGTGAGAGCGGGAGGTGATGAGGAGGACGTCGTCGGTGTCGACGACGACGAGGTCTTCGAGTCCGACGATCGCGACCGTCCTCGGCCCTTCGGAGAACACGACTCCCGAGGCATCGACTTCGAGCAGGTCGGTGTTCCCGCCGATCGAGATCACTCCGCGCGGCTCCCCGGGAACCGGCTGCCGCAGTCGGGCCACCGAGTCGAAGTCGCCGACGTCGTCCCAGCCGAAGTCACCGGGGATGACGATGACACGACCGGCCGCAGCCGCGGGCTCAGCCACCACATAGTCGATGGCTCGCTTCTCCAGTCCGGGCCACACGGCGCGCAGCACCTCGTCGTGGTCGGGGGTGTCCCAGGC from Brevibacterium sp. JSBI002 includes the following:
- a CDS encoding BMP family ABC transporter substrate-binding protein, encoding MSLRTRSPSIAAIAAVGSLVLTGCSVTTPEAVEEERLGCLVSAPAGFDDHSAGALTLEETELARGAGVFSGTSSQRVSGGSATSAALDRMHGQDCALTAVIGPGGADELSTFAAAHPDDLFLGVSSGTDDLPKNVLSMDFDLVPPAFIAGYTAATASETGKVGVVVARGFPQSERLLRAFDAGVDLYNKEKDEDLPKAESYRPSSGGAASANGVPRAIDDTRDAGKDYFEQSFDADVDVLVPFGSAAATGVITAADEKRMKMNTVTEVDEDEKAPRPKIVWYGTAGGFSKAIVATVEPNVRRGLRTMFPDWPQSKNPDEVAPAPKTEPEEIGGFRVADRHYWGTLDNGGVRIVAEDGFLSRVSDAGRGITDLRERIKSGEIDPAKG
- a CDS encoding amidohydrolase, which translates into the protein MISSTIAEIGAELIDFRRDIHAHPELSFQEFETTDKIVARLEAAGLRPQRLDGTGVVCEVGEGPVAVGLRADIDALPVDDLIDEEFRSTVPGVAHACGHDVHLTSLIGAGIALQKIHESRPGGLGGRVRLIFQPGEEVTPGGALRVISQGVLDDVPEVYAVHCDPNVDIGKVGSRIGAITAAGDTVIIRLSGHGGHTSRPHLTEDLVYALGKLATDLPSTLGRLIDPRHAISLVWGEISAGHAANVVPSEGILRGTLRCLDVDGWNQVAEVLPELVDRIAGPYGVEVDLEHRRGVPPVVNTEDQVTLIESAVRGELGENSVQLTPQSMGGEDFAWYLTHCPGALIRLGTRTPGGITYDIHQGDLLIDERAVEIAARVFTATALKVLDRGW